DNA from Bacillus sp. FJAT-45037:
GCAGAAGAAAAACGTTTAGCTGAAGAAAAGGTAAAGCAAGAAGAAGAAGCAAAAGCTAAAGCGGAAGCAGAAGCAAAGATAAAGCAAGGCTATGATACGGGAATTACTTATAATCAGTTAGCGAGAACACCAGATGAATATACTGGTGAAAAAGTGAAATTCCGTGGTAAGGTGGTTCAAGTCATGGAAGGTGATGGTGAAACTCAAATTAGACTGGCTGTTAGTGACGATTACGACACTATTATATTTGGAGCATTTGATACTTCTATTATTTCATCCAGAGTTTTAGAAGATGATATGATTACTATTTATGGAACATCAACTGGATTAATTACTTACGATTCTACGATGGGTGGTCAGATATCTATTCCTGGTGTCATTATCGATAAGATAGACCAGTAACAAATATAAAAGCTCATGATAAACGAATAACTATGCTTCAACTTATATTGGTGAAAAGTAGATGCTAGTGAATGGAGAATGAGAGAAATATTTAACGGATATTAAGCTAACGAGGTTCTTTAGCTAAACTAAGGGTTGCTGCGGCAATCCTTTTTCTTGTTGTGCTAATAGCAAGAAGCGGAGGTTTTTTGAGTAAATCATGAATAGACATACAACCGCAAACACTAAGAATGGTTGTAGCTTGAGTTCTTGGAGTCCAACGCTTACGGATAGTTATTACAACGAACGTTCATTCCAACGTTTACTTCATCGATCCCAAATTATCTAAGTTGATGATTTATCGGAGTAATAAGAGCGAAATAGAGGCTGTCCACAAGGGCAGCTTCTATTTATATCTTCTTATTTTTTTAAAAAAACTAGACAGCATTAAAAACAAAACATTGTATGTAACCGATGAATTGTACATATTAGACTGAAATGAAAAAGAGAATTAGGAGAGTATAGTGGGAGTGGGTGTTGCGGAACTAAAGAGGATCGAGCGTACTTGACACAAAAAAGTGATTGTTTTTGCGTTCTTTTCGCCGTTCTTTTTTTTTCTGTTGTATGTCTAGCAGGTGTTTGTAACAATAACGAACATCTTTCATTTCATCATTACTTATACTTTTCATATGACAAACCTTGTTTCGGATCTGGATTAAGTTATAGAATTTTTCTATCGTAAGTGGTGTATCTATGGAACTTCCGTATTGGATCGTTAATTGGATCAATTCTGTAAGGTTCAGATCAACGTTCTTTATATGAGGCTTTAACGTTGATACTTTCAATTTTAATCTCGATTCAATTTCATAAATCATTTTGTACGCCTCAATATTTCTCTCGGGTGCATCGAACATGTTTGTATCCCCCTCAATTTTTGTTAAAGAATATTTCTACAAAATGATGAAGATTCCTTTTAACTTGCTGCAATCAGAAGATGAATTTCAATAAAAAAACTGCCTCAAATGGTAAAAGTCCATTTGAGGCAGTTTCATTATCGCTTAGATATTCGTAAGTGAAAATAACTTATAAAGAACAACGCCGTAAGTAAGTTATAAGGCTTGCGGCCTTAGCCGCGGGAGTGTCAATAAATAACCATATGACCCAAAGGTAGCTAAGAACTGACTCTAAATTTTTTAAATATGACCAGGAATATTGTAAATACCAGAAGAAGCAACAGAATGATGACCAGGAATATTGTAAATACCAGAAGAAGCAACAGAATGATGACCAGGGATATTGTAAGTATCAGAAGTAGCAACAGAATGAGAAACGCCACAACTAACGACACCTAATAAAATAACTTTCATTAAATAATTCTTTGTTTTTTTCATAATAAACATTACCATCCTTGTATGAATATTTTTATTTATATTTTATAATAACATAGTATATTATAGTTTGATTAATATCAATATATTATAATATTTTTATATAAATATTAATAAATAAAATAAATATTGATAAAAGCCGAAAGCATTATTATGCTTTCGGCTTTTATGATGGTCTTTGTGTAGAGAAATTATTAAAATAACTTTTTTCTGCTCATTTATTTAAATTAATTTTTCTAATTGCTCGTTTACAATATTTATCATATTATTATTTCCTTGAACTTTATATATAGAAAGAGCTGTCTGGATATTGGTTAAGCCTTCTTCCTTCTTATTAAGTTTAATTAAGTTATAACCTACTTGGTAGTAGCTATCGGCCAGTAAGTAAAGAGTATCCTTTTTTACACAAATAGATATAGCTTTTAAACAGTATACCTTTGACTCATAATATTTTTCTAAATACGACAGAGTTTGGGATAGGCCGAATAATATTTTTATTTCAGTTTGGTAATCACCTATATTTTCAAGTGTTAATAATTGTTCCCAAGCTTCTTTAAATAAATCATATGCTTTAGAAAAAAGTTTTTCTTCTTGATGAATTATTGCAATACTTGTTTTGATATTTATGTTTTGGAGTATATCAAGAAACGTGGTGCTCTCGATAATTAATTCCTCGAGGAGGCGAATGCTTTCCTCAAAGTTGTTAGAGAGATAATAAACCGATATACCTCTGTTCCATAATAGAAAACGCTGTTCATAGGGTGAAAATCTATGACGATTAACTTCTAATTCGTTTTCTACAATGTATTTAATAGACGTATAATTCCTCTGAGATTTTAACTGTTTAATCATATTTTGAATCTCATTAAAATGATCACTAGGTTTGTTAGGATTTAATTCAAAGAAATAATTCATATCAACTAATAATTTTTTGCTTATTTCAAATAAGACTGTGCATGAGGGGTTTAATGAGCCTTTTTCGATATTACTAATTTGAGCTTGCGTACATATACCTGAAGCTAAATCTTTCTGAGTAAGTCCAAGCTCTAACCTTCTTTTTTTAATATTTCCCCCAATATTATTTTCCAAATAATTCCCCTCCTCTAATATCCATCTCTATAATAATTATTAATTTATATATTGTTAAATAGTATTTTACATTTAATTATTGATCAATTAAACATACTTTATACATTCAGTTAATCAGCACTATAGTTTATAAGTATTCAGTAGGGTGAAATTACATAAATAATTACACATCTTTTACAAAAAGATAATTTCACATAGAAAAAGAAAGCAGAAAAGACACACTCTTATAAGCAACTATCATTTCTGAGGATTGTCAGCTATAAACTAGACAACTGTCTTAAGGTGTTCAAGTTTGAATTCGATTGGGCTTAGATAGCCTAAGGTTCCCTTCAAGGCAATCAAAATGACGGCCTCTAATGAATTTCGTTTTTATGACCTTAAAAGTGACTTCCTCCACCGCATTATCATAACATTCTTTCATACTTAACGAACTTTGGATATTAGATGTCGCTAATGCAACATTAATGAGCTTGTTTTTGAATTCACTTCCATGATCTATCTGCAAAAGCTTAATCTTAAATAGGTGCGTTTTTATAGATGTTATAGCACGATAAACTATTAAAGCATTTTTATGAGGACCGACACTATATCCATTGAGTTTACGGTTAAAGAGATCAATAAATACACATATGTATTGCCATTTTTTATTGATTCTCACATAGGTTAAATCACTTACAACGATTGATATTGATTCACCTTGAGTGAATTGGCGGTTAACTCATTTTTTTGCTCTGATTCGTTTGTTCCGCTAGTATGTGTTTTGAATTGTGCTAGGGTATAGTTAGAAACCAGTCCCTGTTCTTTCATTATGCGTCCTATTCGACGTCTAAAAATGATCTTTCCACGTTTGTTTAATTCTTTTTTATTCTTACGAGTCCCATAGTTTTGGAAACTTGAATGGGAGATCTCTATATAATATCTGAGGATGGCTGTTATTGGTTTATCAATTAACCTTCGGCATAATCATAAATAGAGGATTCTTTTATTTTGAACCACACAGTTTGAGAATCATTTCCTCATTATCCTCCCAGATAGGATTTTCAGTAAAACTCTCACCCAGTTGAGCTGCTTTTTCAAGAGTATCTCTTATCAAGGTGGTATCGGCTGAGTCATATATGCTGGTTGTTGTAGCATTTACATGGCCGAGAAAGTGCTTTATATAGGAAAGAGGGGTATCTGATTAGTACAAATGCATGGCCCTGTAATGCCTAAATAAATGTGCATATACTCTATCAGGAACTTCTGGACAAAGAATTCTTGCCTGAAATTTCATAATTATCGGGTGACATAGCACCCATTTTCTCTTTAATTACCGTATAAAACAGATAGTCATCAGTGTTTGTAGGATATGTTCAAACCGATCCATACCGATCCATACCGATAGACTGTAGATGCGCTATGTTGAATTGGTTATATTGCTTCCTTAGTTTGGGTAATCAACTCAGTCAGTAAAATTTCTTTCATGTATTTTGCCTCCATAATTAAACTTCGGAATAATCCTTCGGTTTGCGGACACGGCTTGGAACAATCACTTTATGATAATAATCAGTTAGCTCTTTATAGGCTTTCTGCAGAACTGGTTCACCTCGTAGAGGTTTGGTGACACCCACTTTCAGATTATCAGACCCCATCGTCTCAGGTACGCCTCCAAAATACTCCCAAGCATGAATATGCGCAGTAAGACAGTTTGGAGACTTCATGTCTATAAACGCTTTAACATAGCTGTACTGACTGTTGGGCAGCGTAGCGATAAACAAAACTGGTATCTCTCCCCCTGTGGCTCGGTCGTGTAGAACCTGGCCTGCCCAGTCAACTTCAATAACTTCACCAGGCTTACGACGTATTGGCATTGTCGTCTTATATTTCTTTGCGTAAATCCCTTCAGTGTAACTTTTTTCTTTTGAAGTTCTTTGTGTATCTTTTCACAGTCTACCGGATAATAACCTTTCTCTAAAAGAAATGTCATGCAATTACGCAGTCTTCTCAATTATACAGGGAGGTAATTATTTATATAACACAAGTGGCGCACTTTGTGGCTTTCTTATCCGCAATAGGTGCCTCAAAGTTTGCACTAGTGGTTCATTCTGTCTGCAATATTCACTTTGCAAACCATACTTGTGACTCAAGGGTTGATAGGTTGTGAATATATGTTTCTTTAATAATGATATTGACTTTTTATATAAAATAATTATACTTAGCATAAGTATTATAATTAATTTATATACTTAATATTTTGAAAGGAGGAATAAAAATGAAAATTGAAGAATTAGAGCTAGAAGTAGAACTAGATGAGCTAGTACACCGTTGCTAATAAAAAGGTACATAATTATAAATGAAAGGAGGAATAAAAAATGAAAATTGAAGAATTAGAGCTAGAAGTAGAACTAGATGAGCTAGTGCACCGTTGCTAATAAAAAGGTACATAATTATAAATGAAAGGAGGAATAAAAAATGAAAATTGAAGAATTAGAGCTAGAAGTAGAACTAGATGAGCTAGTACACCGTTGCTAATATTTTTATTGAGGAGTAGGTATTAATATCTACTCCTCAAATATTAAATAAGGAGTAGATTATTATGCAAGAATATATTTTTAAAGATTATGTTTCTATAGTTAATGATGAGGAATATCTATATATTTTGGGTGAAAAGGTAATAAGAATAGAAAATAATTCTTTGAATTCTAGAGTTATAAACCTCTATAAAGATGGTACAAATCTAGAGGAAGTTGCTAAACTTATAGGAAATGAAGATGTTAACAGGCTTCATAAGATATTTTTGAATAATAATCTCGTTTCCCAGAAATGGAGGCATGATTTTAAAGATACTATCGTTGAAAAACAACTTTATCATTTTGAGAAACACAATGTTGATCCGTCAAAATTGCAAAAGGAAATTACAAAATTGAGAATAGGAATAATTGGAGCAGGTGGGTTGGGATCTATAATCGTACAAAATCTGATAGGAGCAGGTTTTTCTAATTTTACAATAATAGATTATGATGAAGTTCAAATACATAATTTAAATCGTCAATACACATTCAATTTAGAATCTATTGGGAAGTTGAAAGTAGATGAGATAAAGAAATACATAAATTCAATTAATACGAAATGCAAAGTTACTACCTATAATTTAAAAATAAACACTCAAGATGACTTGAACTTTCTTCAAGACCACGACTTAGATTTAATAATTAATGCAGCGGACCAACCATATAACATATCTGAAATTGTATTTGATTATGCGATGAAGTCGAGTGTAGCTTTTATTACAGGTGGAGTAGGTATTAAAGGTGGGTTTTGGGGGCCATTAATTGATAGTGAATTGTATAATCGGGGAGTTAGACATTCTACAAACCAGCTTAACAGAAAACCTATAAAAGGGTCAATGGGGGCTACAAACTCCATAATAGCTAGTTTATTAGCTTACGATATAATTAGATATTTTACAGGGGAAGAAGTTTATTGTTATGGTCAAAAAGTTTTTATTGATCTGAAAGATCTTACTTTTAGAAAAGAAAAAATGAAAGAGCTGATTTAATGATCTCTTATTTCAGAGAAGAGCCGACCCGAGAGGATCAAGTTATAATAGAGATTGATAGTATCCCCGATATGCTAAATCCGGTTGTTACTCATGATTACACAAGTAGATTTATCTGTAGTGCAATGTACCAACGCTTAAACGAAACAAATTGCGAGATCCTTGATATGAATTCAACTGTCTACAATATTACACTAAAAGAAAACTATATAGGAACAGCTCAAGAACTTAAAAATTGTATCTTATATCATTTAGATAGAAATAATAAGAGTAATTATTTAAGGCAATTACTTATGATCAAAAATTCTTATTCTTTCGTTGTGAATCAATCTTCAGTTAATGATATAGGTATAACTGTTAAAGATGATAAAGTACTGGAAATTGAACTGGAATATCCTAATGTATCTTTTGTTAATACAATTCAGAACTTGTATATAGTACCTATGGAAGATGGGGAACCTATACAGAATGGTCCCTACATATTAGAAAAGGTAGAACATGATAGCATACTTTTGCTTAGAAACACTAAATTTATAACTCATGACAATTTAGATGGTATGAAGTTAGTAGATAAAATAATTTTCAAGTTGAATACTAATCCACTAAATAGTATCTCCATGTACTCCAGAGGAGAGATTGATGTCACATGCCATACACAATTTTTACATACTAATTCTCACTTAAAAAAATACTTAGATTTCCAAGAAAAGAAATCACCAATACTTTATACGTTATATATATCTAATAAGAGGTTACAAAGGTTAGTAACTAGCCTAATTAATAAGAAATCTTTGGCAAAAAAACTAAAGGAGGTAGTAGTTCCTTTAGATACTCTTACTGGGGATATTAATTTTAGTAGGCAAGAATCAAATTATTTAGTACGTGATGTATTTGATCAAAAGGTAATAAAGATAGCTTATGCTAATTATTACCCTAATAATTATATTGTTGAAAATATTGTTAGACAACTGAACAAGATAGGTATTAAGTGTGAAATGCATGTAGTTAACGACTTTAGAGATTATCTCAGACTTAATAAAAAAGATTATGATATATCACTACATTTAGTACTCCCTTTAAATAACACTCCTGTTAGTTATGCAAGAACATTCCTGTTTGATATAAATAACCGTGTTAAAAAACAAAAAATTATTGAACAAGTAAATCAAGTACGGTTAGAAGAATTAAATAATTTATTAGTAGAGACTGATAATTATATTCCATTGTTTATGGGAAAAAGTATGTATATGAAAAGATTAAATATAGTTAATTTTTATTTAGGAACTGATGGTTATCTTGATTTAAAATCGTTATGTGTAAAGTTTTATAATCGATAGTTAGGTGTGTGGAAAATGCGTAATAAGAACTTAATATATATTACTGGTTTTTTTGGTAACTTTTTTTTTGAAAGAGGAATTTGGATACTTTATTTATTAAGTATAAATTTCACAATGTTTCAAGTTGGTATTTTACAAGCGGCTCTTAACTTGTCAATGTTTCTTATGGAAGTTCCATCAGGAATTATATCAGATAAGTTTGGTAGGAAAAAAGCTCTTTTAATAGGTCATTCTATGATTGTTGTTTATTTATGTATATTCTTGCTTTCAAGTGATTTTTATATTTTGCTTTTAGGTCATGTTATATTTGGTGCCGGTTTAACATTTATATCCGGAACAGATCAAGCTTATTTATATGATTCCTTAAAAACTGAAGGAAAAGAAAAAGCGTACGGGAAAGCTATTGGCACTTATAATGCAATTGTCATTACAGCGTTGGCTATTGCAATAGGAATTGGTGGATTCATGCAAGAGTTATCTTGGTCTTATGTGTTCATTGGAGGTATTATTGCGCAATCGCTTGCGATATTTCTACTTTTATTTTTGAAAGAAATTAATTTTAAAGCCATTGATGCTAGTAAAGGAGAAGGTATCTTATCTGAGCTATCAAATTTCTTTAAATTAAATACAAATTTTAAATTTTTAGTCATTTCGTTTTCGGTATTTTTTTCTGTCACATCTGTTTTTTATATGTTTGGGCAAGAAATGTTGAATAATTCAGGAATGTTAGTTCGAGATATTGCTATTTTATTTGCTGGTTTATCAATTTTACAAGCAATATTGTCGATATTTTCATACAAATTTTCAGAGAAATATACTGCGAAGAAAGTTTTAATCCTGACTTTTAGCATAATTGGTGCTCTATATATTTTTATAGCATTCAACAATTTGTTACTTACAATTATAAGCTTTGTAATAATTAATGCTCTTTATGAATTGGTAGACCCAATATCAAGTAAAGTGATTAACGATGAGATTCCTTCAAGAATGAGAGCAACTATTCTATCTTTAGTTAACCTAGTGACTTCTTTATTAATGTTCATCTTGTTCCCTTTGATGGGCTATGCTGCGGACATTGTTGATTCTACTGTCATTTTATCTGTATTAGGAGTGCTGTCAGTTATTACGTCGATTGTTACAATTATAGTATTTTACAGAATGAAACCCAACAAAGTTAGCACTTCTAATTCAATTGCTTAAAAGATAAGGAGTGAGCACATGATCAATGTTTCTAGAGTTTCTAAGAACTACACTGGAGAACCAGTATTATGTGATGTTTCTTTTACAGTGAAAAAAGAAGAGAAAATTGCAGTAGTAGGGCCGAATGGTTCAGGTAAATCTACATTGTTAAATTTAATTGCAAACAGAGATACTCCTGATAGTGGTCAAATTGCAGTTGACAAGGATAATAATATTGGAGTGTTAGAACAGATACCTAATGAACAATTTAACCTTTCAGTGAGGCAGGTATTAAAAAGTAGCTTTAGCTATCTTGAAGACTTATCTAAAGAAATAAAAGGCTTAGAAGATAAGATGGCTAGAGAGTCAGATAATGAAAGCTTATTAGATATTAACCTAAAGCGTTATGGTAAAAAAATAGAAGAATTCGAAAGGCTGGGAGGGTATAGTATCGAGTCTTCTATTAACTCTGTCGTAGAAGGTCTTGGAATTAATGGAATTATTAATAATCAATATGATACTTTAAGTGGTGGAGAAAAGACAAAGGTTGGACTAGGTAAATTATTACTTAGTCGGCCAGAAATTTTATTATTAGATGAGCCAACTAATCATCTGGATGTCCATGCTATTGAATGGTTAGAAGATTTTGTTAAAAGTTATAAAGGTACTGTACTATTTATATCTCATGATAAAACGTTTTTGAGTAATGTGGCTGAAAAGATAATAGATATTTACGATAATGAAGTAAAAGTGTGGTCATATAAATATAATGAATTTTTAATTGAGAAAGAAAAATTCCTTCTTAATGAATTCAATAGATATACTGAACAACAAAAAAAGATAAAAAAAATGAAAGAAGCTATTAAAACGTTAAGGGAATGGGCTAACCGTTCAAAACCCCCATCAGAAGCATTACATCGAAGAGCAACAAATATGGAGAAAGCATTAAATAGAATACAGAAAATACAAAAACCTAAAATGCAAAATGATGTTATTAAAGATGATTTTGAAAAAAGTAACAGATCATCTAATACTATTTTTTTAATCGAAAATGCAAAAAAGCAATATGGTGATAGGATATTGTTTGAAAATGTAAATTTATACATAAATTACGGAGAAAAAATAGGTATTGTGGGAAATAACGGTACAGGGAAATCTACTCTAATTAAATGCTTATTAGGGAATGAAAAGCTTACAAAAGGAACAATTAAATCAGGAAACAATTTGAATATAGGCTATATTAGTCAATCACTTTTAGAGATGGAATCTGATATGACCGTGTTAGAAGCATTTCGAGAAGGTCTAGTTATTGAAGCCGGAGAAGCAAGAAATATATTGGCGAGATTTTTATTCTTTGGATCCAACGTGAATCAGAAAGTTAAAAATTTATCAGGTGGGGAACGAATGCGTTTACGTTTAGCTCAATTGATGCAAATGCCAATTAATATTTTAATATTAGATGAACCAACAAATCACTTAGATATTGAGACACAAGAGATCATCCAACAGTGTATTGAAGATTTCTTTGGAACAGTTTTATGTATATCGCACGATCGTTCTTTATTAAATAGTCTTGAAAGTACATTATGGATCGATAAGGGTTTAATTGAGAAATATAAAGGACCTTACTTTTACGCTAAGGAAAAAAAAGAGAAAGCAAGCAGCAATTAATTAATTGCCGCTTGCTTTTTTATTACAAATGATGCCATAGGAAAATATTTTGTCTGTTCTAATAAGTCTTCAATCTTCATCTTCATAACTATACTGTTGAATATATTTTCTAGTAAACTACTGTCTTCGTTAGATAATTTCGGTAAGTTAACGACGTCTCTGTAATAGTAGTATTCACTTAGTAGTATTTCTAAAGCTAATTCTTTAATTTTGAGTGAATCATTAAGTGTCAAATTTGAATTATTTACAAGTGATTTTTCTAGTTCTTTGCGTGTGAGAGATTTATATGTAGTTGGGTTCTCGATTGCGGTAAAACCAGAAGATAAATAAAAAGGTACAAATCTTCCTAAGGCAGTTCTAGATTCAACATAAGTGCAATTAAGCTCCATATTTTGAACATTTAATAAGCTTTTTGTGAGACCTATACCTCTATATGCTGGGTGAACTATAATTCTAGCATTTACCCTAAGTAGTTCATTCACTTCTTTGAATAAAGTAATATTATTCCATTTATCTGAGTAGGGCCTAATAAAAACACTTACTCCTAGTACATCATTTTTATTTTTTATAATGTAATATTTAGGATCATACTTTGAATAAGATGCATCTGGGAAATAATGATATTTTTTTAGGGATAAATAATGACTATAGTCTCCTTCTGCTAACGTTAATTCTTCAATGAAATCCAATTTAGGCAATGGATTCTTATTAATAATATTCTTATATGTACCATTTAAATCAAGTATAATAAGTTGCCCAGGACTTAAAGAGCTTACTAGATCATCATGTGGAGTAGCAACAACTAACTTGATTTTTTTTCTCCTACAGATTTTTTGTAAATTGTAGGCTACTACTTTAGCTGTCAATCTATCTAAATTTGTTAGAAATTCATCAACTACAATAATTGCAGGGTTTGATTCCAAAGCCTTAGCTAATTTAAATCTGAATTTTTGACCGTCAGATAGCTCTGTATAATTTTTAAGATAGATATATGCCTCACTAAGCCCCACTTGACTTAATAAGTTTATTGCATCGGTAAATGATTGACCAATTATATTAATGATTGCAGTGCTTTTATTAACTGGTTCTTTGAGAGTAGTTGCATTGGTATGATTCAAGAATAAATTCAAAAGATATGACTTACCACTACCGCTATACCCTGTAATGTAGGTTATATCATCTTTAGTAATAATGACCTCTCTTTCGTAAAAGTCTTTAGGTAATTCACTTAATCCAAAAGTCTCATATACTAAATCTTCTCTTAATTTGTTCATACTTCACCCCTATATAATTATACTATATAAATTGATTATATAGTATAATTATATTATATAAAAGGGGGTAATTAAATGCAATATAGCGATATTTCATTATTTTTGGATGTGCATATGATATATAACTTTGCGGTTAATTCAAATGACGACGAAATTACAATGGTTCTTAAGGTTGATGAAGAAGTAGAAATTTGGAGGTATTCCCTAGAAAAAAAACAAATAAGCAAAATAGTAACGTTAAATAATAAATGTTATTCAATTCTTGTTGATGTTAATGATAGATTATACGTCACAGTCGATGATAATGGTAACGAAAATAGGCGGTTATTGATTCTAAATAAAAATTCTAACATATTCAAAAACGCAGGGGGTGAACATGTCAATTATATTGGCTTAATATATGATGAAGATGAAGGGAAGATATATTTTTCAAATAATAAAAATAAGTTCTCAATTGAAGAAAGAAATCTATTGGAAAAGGAGAGTAAAACTTTATTGGAAGATACAAAACCAATATATCTTCTGACTAAATTTAAAGATAAAATGGTGTACCTTAAACATTTAAAAAATAGCCATAGAATAGCCTACTTTTATTCTAATGGAGAAAAATATCCCCTAATTAAAGATGATAAAAATGAGTTTTTAATTAATGATGTAGAATTTGTGGGCGAGGATAAAATTTATTTTGCATCAAATTATTTAGGTGAATACTCTAACCTTTACATTTTTTATACAAAGACAAAAGTTGCAGAAAAAATATTGGAAATAAACAAAGAAGATATTAAAGCTATATATAAATTTGATAATCAGACTTTACTTTTAAAAACAGTAAACAAAACAGAAGAGTTCTTATATTTTTATAACACAGTAACTGGAAATTTAGTGAACATAAATTCACCAATTACAAATATAGCTAAAGTTATTGTAAGGGAAAACAAGATATACATATTAGGAGATTCTGCAAGTATCCCACCAAATATATTTAAATATTCGAACGGCCAATGGGATAACTTAACAAAATTTAGGACGGATTATAAATTAGTTAAACCGCAGAAAGTAATGATAAAATCTATAGATAACTTAATTTTTGAGAGTTTATATTACAAAAATGCTAATAAATCAGAAAATGCTATTATTTGGTTACATGGAGGTCCACAATCTATAGAAAAGAACTATTTTTGTGGATATCATCAATTTTTTATTAAAAATGGATTTGATATAATTACTCCAAATTTTAGAGGATCAAAGGGGTATGGGAGCGAGTTTATGAAAAAAGTTGAAGGTAACTGGCTTGCCCCTATTATTGATATAAGAGCTACAATTGAGTTTTTGATACGTAATAGGTATAAAAATATAGTCTTAATGGGAGCAAGTTACGGTGGATATTTAGCGCTAATGACAGATATAGAGACACACTATAAAGAGGTTAAATGTTCAATAAATCTTTATGGACCTACTGATTTAATTCATTTTATTATGAATGCACCGGCCAGAATGCGATATTCACTAAACAAGTGGATAGGAGACATAGAGACTGAAAAAGAGAGGTTATGCAATGAGTCACCTGCTTATAGATTTCACGAAGCAAGAAATCCTATTTTAAATATTTACGGTGAGAATGATCCACGAGTCAAGTATAAAGAGGATAAAGATAGGATAAAAAGCTCATTAATTAATGATATAGTTATTGCCGGTGAA
Protein-coding regions in this window:
- a CDS encoding alpha/beta hydrolase family protein, whose product is MQYSDISLFLDVHMIYNFAVNSNDDEITMVLKVDEEVEIWRYSLEKKQISKIVTLNNKCYSILVDVNDRLYVTVDDNGNENRRLLILNKNSNIFKNAGGEHVNYIGLIYDEDEGKIYFSNNKNKFSIEERNLLEKESKTLLEDTKPIYLLTKFKDKMVYLKHLKNSHRIAYFYSNGEKYPLIKDDKNEFLINDVEFVGEDKIYFASNYLGEYSNLYIFYTKTKVAEKILEINKEDIKAIYKFDNQTLLLKTVNKTEEFLYFYNTVTGNLVNINSPITNIAKVIVRENKIYILGDSASIPPNIFKYSNGQWDNLTKFRTDYKLVKPQKVMIKSIDNLIFESLYYKNANKSENAIIWLHGGPQSIEKNYFCGYHQFFIKNGFDIITPNFRGSKGYGSEFMKKVEGNWLAPIIDIRATIEFLIRNRYKNIVLMGASYGGYLALMTDIETHYKEVKCSINLYGPTDLIHFIMNAPARMRYSLNKWIGDIETEKERLCNESPAYRFHEARNPILNIYGENDPRVKYKEDKDRIKSSLINDIVIAGEGHGVSRKNSEIKVYNSIYQFIQKSISK
- the abc-f gene encoding ribosomal protection-like ABC-F family protein — encoded protein: MINVSRVSKNYTGEPVLCDVSFTVKKEEKIAVVGPNGSGKSTLLNLIANRDTPDSGQIAVDKDNNIGVLEQIPNEQFNLSVRQVLKSSFSYLEDLSKEIKGLEDKMARESDNESLLDINLKRYGKKIEEFERLGGYSIESSINSVVEGLGINGIINNQYDTLSGGEKTKVGLGKLLLSRPEILLLDEPTNHLDVHAIEWLEDFVKSYKGTVLFISHDKTFLSNVAEKIIDIYDNEVKVWSYKYNEFLIEKEKFLLNEFNRYTEQQKKIKKMKEAIKTLREWANRSKPPSEALHRRATNMEKALNRIQKIQKPKMQNDVIKDDFEKSNRSSNTIFLIENAKKQYGDRILFENVNLYINYGEKIGIVGNNGTGKSTLIKCLLGNEKLTKGTIKSGNNLNIGYISQSLLEMESDMTVLEAFREGLVIEAGEARNILARFLFFGSNVNQKVKNLSGGERMRLRLAQLMQMPINILILDEPTNHLDIETQEIIQQCIEDFFGTVLCISHDRSLLNSLESTLWIDKGLIEKYKGPYFYAKEKKEKASSN